A stretch of the Salarias fasciatus chromosome 3, fSalaFa1.1, whole genome shotgun sequence genome encodes the following:
- the LOC115382267 gene encoding uncharacterized protein LOC115382267, protein MRDSPAKDELQANVQRPRELKKILDLRETEEESEKMGSRGSEQQGSKESQEDKTNSSSSRNMENPLRLQHQDVMRDSPAEKELQVKIEKPREEKKILDLRETEEELEKMRVLLLQLEMIQEIERVLRRRGDSEKRGYRESRQEESRKERESTPEEKRYDPNDPTLIIVDEEDQLDFELDNFQSPRALMSCGHVVTPTSLTNWCRRQLDQGDRVFVCGMPDCDVEWSYEEVRRMALLTTEEIDYFENKLFNNIKDLFNVKSCPGCKSTATRSDLTNLCVKCTVCTNDRGRPFFFCWQCLREWRGPSPRTDCCDNKDCFNKPLETLKNCPDMTFLDVKGVTGCPSIRACPSCGFLLGHDKARCKFLACARCREVFCFVCLKNKNICWKTSNAYNLCSSGVAPRQTSIPEVGKLLRLSSARDPALSNLPEI, encoded by the exons ATGAGAGACTCTCCTGCAAAAGATGAACTTCAGGCAAACGTACAGAGACCCAGAGAACTAAAGAAGATCCTCGACCTGCGTGAGACCGAGGAGGAGTCGGAGAAGATGGGATCCAGAGGGAGCGAGCAGCAGGGAAGCAAAGAAAGCCAGGAGGAtaagacaaacagcagcagcagcaggaacatggAGAACCCGCTCAGACTCCAACATCAAGACGTAATGAGAGACTCACCTGCAGAAAAGGAACTTCAGGTGAAAATAGAGAAAcccagagaagagaagaagatccTCGACCTGCGTGAGACCGAGGAGGAGTTGGAGAAGATGAGAGTTCTGCTTCTGCAGCTGGAAATGATCCAAGAAATTGAGAGGGTCTTGAGACGGAGAGGAGACTCAGAGAAGAGGGGATACAGGGAGAGCAGGCAGGAGGAAagcaggaaagagagagaatccACACCAGAGGAGAAGCGCTACGACCCGAACGATCCGACTCTGATCATCGTGGATGAAGAAGATCAACTAGACT TTGAGTTGGACAACTTTCAGTCTCCCAGAGCTCTGATGTCTTGTGGTCACGTCGTCACCCCGACGTCTCTCACCAACTGGTGCCGCCGGCAGCTGGACCAG GGAGACAGAGTCTTTGTGTGTGGGATGCCTGACTGTGATGTTGAGTGGTCCTATGAGGAGGTCCGTCGAATGGCTCTTCTGACCACTGAAGAAATTGActactttgaaaacaaattatTCAATAACATCAAGGACTTATTCAACGTCAAATCA TGTCCTGGCTGCAAATCCACAGCAACAAGGAGTGATTTGACCAACCTCTGTGTTAAGTGCACAGTGTGCACCAATGACCGCGGAAgacctttcttcttctgctggcagTGCCTGAGAGAGTGGCGAGGCCCGTCGCCACGTACAGACTGCTGTGACAACAAAGACTGCTTCAATAAGCCcctggagactctgaagaaCTGTCCAGACATGACCTTCTTAGACGTGAAGGGGGTCACCGGCTGCCCCTCCATCCGGGCCTGTCCCTCCTGTGGCTTCCTGCTGGGTCACGACAAAGCCAGGTGCAAATTCTTGGCTTGTGCTCGATGCAGGGAGGTTTTCTGCTTCGTGTGTCTGAAGAACAAAAATATCTGCTGGAAGACAAGTAACGCTTATAACCTTTGTTCCAGTGGCGTGGCCCCAAGACAGACCTCCATACCTGAAGTGGGAAAATTGCTTAGATTAAGTTCTGCTCGTGATCCAGCTCTCAGTAATCTTCCGGAGATTTAG